A region from the Lycium barbarum isolate Lr01 chromosome 8, ASM1917538v2, whole genome shotgun sequence genome encodes:
- the LOC132607805 gene encoding uncharacterized protein LOC132607805 → MTIAPVLALAVFSKTFIIETDACSTGMGAVLMQEDRPLAFFSKALAPKHLGLSTYEKEYMDVLSAVDRWRHYLQGDHFIIRTDHHSLKYLLGQRVTTALQQKGLTKLLGLDYEVQYKKGTENRVADALSRKKEDEAYFNAITTAEPTWMLEVSRSYAMDPTALQPVAKLITDPTSNLVYSLHQSIIRYKGKIYVGRATDLRFRIFNAFHSSPLGGTQDNRALIGELDIAMYFIEGLPSSGHKNFILVVVDRLTKYGHFLTLKHPYTTKEVADLFLHEIYKLHGLPKSIVSDRDSICNSQFWQQLFKSIGTKLNMSSAYHPQSDGQTERLNTCLESYL, encoded by the exons ATGACTATTGCACCTGTCTTGGCCTTAGCAGTTTTTTCCAAAACATTCATCATTGAGACTGATGCTTGTTCTACAGGGATGGGGGCTGTATTAATGCAAGAGGACAGACCCTTAGCATTCTTCAGTAAAGCTTTGGCACCTAAACATCTTGGGTTGTCTACCTATGAGAAGGAATACATGGATGTACTTTCAGCAGTTGATAGATGGAGACATTATCTCCAAGGTGATCATTTTATCATACGAACAGATCATCATAGTCTCAAGTATTTGCTTGGGCAAAGGGTGACTACTGCTTTACAACAGAAAGGATTAACCAAGCTATTGGGATTAGACTATGAGGTTCAGTATAAGAAAGGCACTGAGAACAGGGTAGCTGATGCACTATCAAGGAAGAAAGAAGATGAGGCATATTTCAATGCTATAACAACTGCAGAGCCAACTTGGATGTTGGAGGTTTCTCGGAGCTATGCAATGGATCCTACAGCCTTGCAACCTGTGGCAAAGTTAATTACTGATCCTACAAGTAATCTTGTCTACTCTTTACATCAAAGCATAATTAGATACAAGGGAAAAATCTATGTGGGAAGAGCTACTGATTTGAGATTCCGAATTTTCAATGCATTTCACTCTTCTCCCTTGGGGGGAACTCAGGACAACAGGGCACTTATAGGAGAATTG GATATAGCCATGTATTTCATAGAAGGACTTCCTTCTTCTGgacataagaattttatcttggtGGTTGTTGACAGATTAACCAAATATGGTCACTTTCTAACCTTAAAACACCCCTACACTACTAAGGAGGTGGCAGATTTGTTCTTACACGAGATTTACAAGTTACATGGTCTTCCCAAGTCTATTGTCTCTGACAGAGATTCTATTTGTAATAGCCAATTCTGGCAACAGCTATTCAAATCCATAGGCACTAAACTCAACATGTCTAGTGCTTACCACCCCCAGTCTGATGGTCAGACTGAGAGACTTAATACGTGTCTTGAGTCTTACCTGTGA